CAACAGCCACTCAACTCCTTCATGGGACAAAATATAGCCTGTACCACTGCAGTAGGGTGGGAAGTTGTTTTCTGTGTACACCTCAGTAGAAATGTATTGACGACTGTCAGGATTATGGTCAGGATAGACTTTCCAGTGCACCCTCCCTAAAAAGAGAGGTCCATGTTGTCCCTAAAGGTATCTTGccaagtaaaatgtatttacaaatacacCATCATCAGTTTTCAGAAGGAACTTAGGACCCTGACACTTCTGTGACATCCATGATAGACCCACCAAAGTTGTATGGTCATATTGCGATAACTGTCAGTAAAGACAGCTTGGATGATGTCTTCTCCATGGATCGTTGCAGGAGGCAAAGGCCCCATTCTTCCTTTGGAGGAAGATAAGAAGCATGGGAGATGGTGAACAAGCTTTAGCAGGGGAAAGGAGACTTAAATTGAAAGCACTGTGCAAAACCATGGCAAGTGAAGAAATCTTTTCAGTCTGTTTCTTTAAAGTGATACCAACATGtccctataaaaatcataggaacgtgtcagtatcaagtaggtgCGGCACCAGGAATAGTTCCCCCCAAAGCCGCCGCCAGCCCTGCGAACCTCTGTGCAGCCGACCcgctgacactactaacagatcttctgCGTTGCTTCACTGACattgggctgggggcggagcgatccttccataggctcaAGTCCTGTTTTCAATCATAATTAGCCAATGGCAGGAGTGCACACCCCcccccagcgtcactgaaactgcacagaagatcttttagcagtgtcggagggtcagcTTAACGAAGGTTCTCGGGCCTGGGGGTGGCTTTGTAGAGAAACCTATTCCGCGTCCAGCACCTCCTTGATATGAAcactttcctatgatttttatattgctttaaatCACTTTTTGTGGTACATTTGTATATCATGCTTTTATCTATTGGCTctggatagtaaaaaaaactccttGGAGGTTATCCACTGCACTAGTAATATACTTGGGGCTATAAGTGgatttaatgtattattttcgCCAGATATAAACGTGTTCACCGCATTTTAACAGATTTGTAGGTAAAGCAGAAAAAATAACTTTAtgtacaatcattttttatatatatttttttattatttataaatgaataatcCATCCAGTATGTACTGTATGGACAATACCTGATGAAGCCTGACTTTATCATAATCAGTGTAAAATATAGAATTGATGGGTCAAGGGATCATTATCCCTGTGATCGCTGTGAACATACATGTTGTTATAGTGTGATATATTTATTAGGTGAGTTTGTAATGGATGAAATAGTGATATTCTATACCTCCTTTATTGACCTTTTAGTGGGCAGGACCCTAACGAGCATTGAGAACATTTATTGTTGGagagtaatatttatttattttattgtagacACTAATGAAATATGAGCATAATGTCTTGCTTTGCTAAACTACCTACAACTTTTGCATAACTAGGCCTTCTTTACAGAGATATGTTTGCATACCTAAAGCcagtttaaaaacaatattaccatgtaaaagcctcattaaagGAAACAAGAACACCAAACAGTGGTTTAAagcaaatataatatactgttaggcCAGGATTCCCGGACGATTCCGTGTCGTCCGTGGAGTCcttaccctgcactggtataactagCCACAGGGCAGTTCAAGTTAAAGTAGggatacgaaagttatgtccgacaaagctggtgacagtctaccactgaaaatcgtacgatacatgcagagaaattatcagcagccgacagaaatctttctaacctgtctgatcaaccaaTGACGATCTCCGCAGGACGAAAATTTTACAAAttctcgattcatacgatcggatctttgcgtctatggccagcttaaacctCTTCTATTGTATAGATCTTAAACgtaatctgctgtgtaacctgtgcctttagGAAGGAACTCCACGGGCAATTTCGGCACGGTCACTGCGGAAAAAtacaggcgtcaaatcggatgcgacagaaataaggtaagagatggaaatgtcgaaTGAAGACGTAACTTTCATGCGCTGTGACACGATACAGTGGATGCAGATGCGTGCAGAGTCTGCATCTGAAAGTCATATTCCGTCggatgctgcgacaccatccgacgttcctgttgctaaccttatttccgttgcatccgacttgatgcctgctTTTTTCCGCAGCGCCTGCGATCGCGCCGAATTCGtccatggagttcctcccttactcattcagactgaatggctgcccccatgaataCACAGCACATAGAGGACTAAGGCCCGGATTAGGCTACAATGTATAACTACTGATCAAGAAAACTGCATATGGCTTTGGTATATTAGGTCTAGGATAATAGGCTAAAATGTagcattattttctttaattgccgggacttttttcagttcaattgttttcatagTGTTCCCcagaactaaagactttttttcaattactttccattattcatttttttactgttttttaaaaatctaagcttaaagtttagtgtctctggtgtttgattctggcagctcagtaattcaggtgcagacttttAACggttaaaaatttgcatttacttgatacatttctcagcagcatctgtggagtattagcaactattgtatcaattctaacagctgcctgtaatgaaacccagagattctgctcagcagggacacagataagaaatatatcaattaaatgtatcaatttagaacagtttactgggtcggtgaccccccctcccataGCTGcttttagggttgccatctggtcggtacggtaaaaatgatggttgataccaatattattaataggggaaaaaataaatatattggaaggccattatttttttccagaaaagttggcaaccctagcagctTTAGAAGGtgcaaaatgacactttacacttcggggcatatttatcaagggtcgaatttccaattgaaaaaactttgaaattcgaattcaaaaagaccaacctcaATTAAGctgaagtttttttggtcgaataggtcagtttttgatcgaataggtccgtattcggccgcattcaaattgtacgaatagCAAATTCGATTTGTAGTTTTTCCCGaaatgtccaccaattgactccatgttggttctaggaggtcccctgtaggctaaaacagcaattcggcaggttttagatggcaaatggtggtcgaatttttaaagagacagtacatgataaatttacaatttttttttcaaatttaaattgaattattccctagtcgaagtacacaaaagaaaaatcgtaattcaaatttttttcaatcgaaaattcgcctccacctttgataaatctgccggtcgcacatagaaaatagaaagtaattggaaaaagatgttttttctggtgatctctctgaaaacaactagtcgtttgaagatgaacaaccccaggAACTGGCTGTATCCTAAACTTTACCACTTGCTTCTTGGCTTTTCTTAGTAGCCCAGTTTATAGTCTAGGACTGACCCACTGGTATCCAGCTGCTGCTGTGTATATTGCCTACACGCTGAACTCTGTACACTGCCCATCTAACAACTAGGAACTAGACAAAAACCCGGAAGACACGAGCAGACAGCTTCCATTCACAGGAGTCAACAAAGGCACTTGCAGGCCAACTAGCTAACCCTACACCTGTCTCTTGTGAGTGTGTCTGGATAAAGTTGGCAAGAttcaaatcaggaaaaaaaaaaccctctcatGAACGCCTTATGCTTCCAATAGCAACAGACTAACTAACCCATTGGATGGAGCGGAAAGACGTCTGGCGGAAGTGTACTAGGATTGCTTCCGGGTCAGAGTTGGATTGCTCTGCACGCTGTTACTGACAGTGACACGGTAAGTGTGTTTATCCGCATAGGGAGCGGCTATGGAATGATGTTACACTGAGTAATGCTGACTAATGTGTATCACGGTTCCCAGACTGTACAGCGCATAGTGAGCCGCAAGATCGTGGCACGTGTCAAATGTGAGGTTTAACAGTGAAGTTCACCATCATATAATATGGTATAGGATCTGTGTGGTTATTAGCGTTCCACTTCTCTCTTTATTATGTCTGCAACGTGTAAGCTTTCTTGGTCAGGCTCCTTTTTACCTCTTGTTTTTTGTATAGaaatctgtatatttattgtatagatCAATTTACtgcacagtgctgtggaataGATTCCTGCATCTCCAGATTTATATGAGAACCGTGGCGTCTCCAATAAACACACATGCAGAACACTGGATTACTTCTACAGCTAGGATCATTTTTTCAATATAACACAAAGACTTTTATGTAACATGAGTTCATAAGGAAAGGAattactggtacaactggtggtattctatagtttatataaactaggcattcatcgaatccactattttggattcggcccccGAATCCTTAGCAAAAGATTTGGCaaatcccaatcctaatttgcatatgcaaattaggagtgtgaaggggaagacattttttacttccttgttttgtgacaaaaagtcacgcgatttgcatttgcaaattcagattctgttcggccaggcagaaggattcggccgaatcagaatcctgctgaaaaagacagaatcccaaactgaatcctggattcggtgcatccctaacataaacaagctgctgtgtggccattcaagatgaaaaaaggagaaaaggcatagtttacacagcagataacctctgtagtatacaatgggagtcttcagaacttatctgttatctactgtgtatcctgtgcttgaatggctgctcccatggctacacagcagcttgtttatataaactatagtagtacttatctgatatctactgtgtatcctgtgcttgaatggctgcccccatagctacacagcagcttgtttatataaactatagtagtacttatctgttatctactgtgtatcctgtgcttgaatggctgcccccatagctacacagcagcttgtttatataaactatagttgtgtttctgaagtaaacacaccagtattacatgtgcagggcaacaatttttaattttttggtgttactgttcatttaacagTTTCCATGCTTAACAGTTTCTACATATTTGTGTGTGCTGACAATCTGTGTTGTAGGTAAACCAATGGCGGAACAATTACAAGAGAAGTTACAGGCCGAGATTGCCAAATACCAGCAGCTCCAGAAAGGTACATATTCTTATATTTGGTGTATGCATTGtagaaaaggaaaagaatatATTTGAGATACACGGTTTCTGTCTTTGGGCAGCAATGGCTCCCAAACTGTTGATCCAGCTTCACTACATGGGCACAGAGCAGGTGTTGGGTTGCTTGGAGGCCAGTTAGGTTGAGAtttagagagagagcgagagtcAATTTGATATCACTGATGCTCCAAGGAGCTGTGGGATACAGTGTTATTTgcagtaaaaacttttttgaTGTGCTAGATATTCTTGGGACTATGGTTAAATGACTACTGCAATATATTAACATATCTATAACCTGTTAGTttagggggtggttcacctttatgttaacttttttatagaatagccaattctaagcaacttttcaactggtcttcattatttattttttatagttttttaattatttgccttcttcttcttctgactttctccaggtttcaaatgggggtcactaaaaacacatgctctgtagggctacaaatgtattgttattgctactttttataaattATCTTTCTATGTacaccctcttctattcatattccagtctcttattcaaatcaatgcatggttgctagggtaatttggaccttagtaaccagattgctgaaattacaaactggagagctgctgaataaaaagctaaagaactcaaaaaccgcaaataataacaaatgaaaaccaattgcaaactgtctcagtaaatcaaatcactctctacatcatactaaaagttaacgaaaaggtgaccaacccctttaagggagaacCTGTGAAAAGttccaaacacatttattttaaagggctaGTAATATCAAACATGATggtttttatatgcatttaaatatatgtacTGCTGTGCTGTTAATAATGTTTGTTCCTGAATCACTACTTTAATTGATATACAGTTGTGTGTGAACGTTTGTGAATCCtttaaaaagtcccaaaaattgatgaagaaaacctagttaaaacaaatgaaactaaaaatattatatttggtcacgtatttatggaaaaaaaagtccCTATAACATATTtatgtgtggcaaaagtaagtgaatccttagaattatcatataatttgaagatGAGATCAAAATCTGCTGTTTTCAATCAATGGGGCGATAATCCGATGCGAAtaagaccctgttttatttaaagaacggcgatccagcaaagcctgatcacacgtACAACACACTTGTGGATGTGTTTCATGCGTTGAACGGGTGGCTAAGGAGctcagaaaaagagttgttgatgtCCATTGAAAAGGTTACAAAactatctctaaagagtttggacaATCAGACAGATTGTGAACAAATAAAGGATATTTAAGACTGGTGTTACTCTACCCAGAAGATAACTGCAATTGCAAGGCATCTAATATTccagaggttacaaaggaactggtaacttctaagcaactgaaggcctgtctcacattggtgACTGttgaacactgaacagcaatggtgtgtatgagTAGAAAGGAGAAAGGTCTTTGTGGAAAGACCTACAGTGAGaggttcatgtgaggaaacccaccaacaccCAAGAGCTGAAGCTGCTTTGTATGGAGGAATGAGCTAAAATTCCTCAGATTCGGAGTgtaggactgatcaacagttaccacAAATGTTTCCTTGCAGTTCTTGCTGCACAAGAGGAGTCACACCAAATACAGAGAGCAGGATTCACTTCCGTTTGCgacatgcaaatattttattggattattttttatgaataaatacatgaccaaatggTGTTTCATTTGTcaaactaggttttcttcatctacttttaggacttgtttggaATGGCTTGCAtgtttgtgttattattattattattattattattattattattctttcatGCTTCTTTCTTTAGAGATCAGCACTACTATGTCAGCTAGGCAAAAGCTTGAGGCTCAGTTGACTGAAAACAACATTGTGAAAAAGGTGAGTTTACAGCAGGAGTGGCATTGTTAGCAAATGGATGCAACCTAATGGCAGTCTTGGGGCTGAATTCCGGCTTGCACAAGCCAATATCAGTCACCGTTATGAGGGTATAAAGTGGAAGGACGATCTGAGTTATTCCCTTTCTTACTTTAACTTGGTTTTGACTACTAAGCAAGGCCTCAATACAAAAGACTTTACAGCCCAGTTCGAAAGTTATGAATTCTAAGGCAGTTTTGCCTGATCAACTAACCATTACGTTTATGAGCTGTGTGGCTGGTATGGCTTCTGAAGTGGGTCTGCACTGTGCATGACAGCAGCTAGAAAAAGCTGAAGACTAAATATAACAACCATCAATGCATCTTGGAATCAcgcattagggggcagatttttcgaattttcaagttttttttatggtcaaaactgtcaaattcgacaatggagttattcaaattcaatttgagtttttaaaaaaaattctaattcaatttttgagatttatcatcctTTGGcgctttaagaatttgactactCACCACCTTAAGCCtttccaaattgctgtttaagtcaatgggagacgtccagggatcaatttggagcccTCCTGAcgttctaggtttttttttttttgtagaaagaaaacttgaatcgagtttttaaaattcaaatctaatttgattccagtttttaggtcgatcctattcacccgagttgaaaaaatttgatttttataataaatttcgattggttgaatttcgaaaatAAGACCGAGACTGTAATCCATTTTATATAAGCTACAGCCAGATGTGGCCCTTCAAAGGATTATTATAGGCTCCGTACACTTCAGTGTATGGTATGaaatcatcattttaatttaactCTGCCCTTGAAcattctgtatgagaaaaaaaccTGGCCACAACATGAAATAAGATGGACAGCACTGTGCTACAGAAAGCAAAGGTAAAGAGGTTTTTATTTACCTCTTAATTAGACAAATACATTGGGATCATTTCAATAATTGTCCTGAAATTATTttgtaatacatatatttatttaaaataaaaaaacttgaacagaAAACTTTATTTGATAGTAATCATGTTTTGGcatgtatatagggttgccaacttttctgaaaAGTTTTACTGGCCGGTGAGGGGGGGGTGGGGTGGCAACAAAAGGGGCAATCTGTGACGCAAAAGGGGACGGAGCCACATACTGTGCCACAAATGGGGGCAGAAGgccaaaaaaaggtaagttctgagcgaattgggggtgggccaaggcctttttttaagggtattacaaatttactggcaactacattgccggtaaatttgtaatactggccttgGCTGGCATTTTACCGGCcgagtggcaaccctacatgtataGGATATCAGGTACGGAATAAGATGAAACGGAATAGGGGAAAAGGAAAATCTGAACTGAAATGTGCAAACACCTAGGCCTCCTACTTATTTTCTTGCTTAGCATTTGATAATTCATCCCCTTTTACAAGGGAGAATATTTGTAATTGTTGTTaaaacttataaataaatatttatgtgtcTGAGTTTCTGTATATGTGTGTAGGAGCTGGCTTTCCTGGATGACAGTAACACTGTATATAAACTAATTGGTCCAGTGCTGGTGAAGCAGGATCTGGAAGAGGCAAAGTCTACGGTGGATAAAAGGCTTCAGTACATTAATGGAGAAATGTGAGTAGATCGTATTTTTATTAGTAGTAGATAACCTTTTTCCTCAGTTATTACATTTGTTGCCTGGTTTGTATAATATTAATCTGTTTGTTTCTCAGAAAAAGATATGAGACCACCCTTAAGGATATGGAGCAGCGTTCAGAGCAGCATAGAGTGTCCCTTACCAAGCTTCAACAAGATTATCAGAGAGCACAAGGAAAGGGTACAGTGAAGGCCTGAAAACATTGTATAACCCTAATCATGGTTTCCGTCTTTCATCAATGCTCCAGGACTGTGTACCACAAACTTTATCAACCATTTAACTTCCTGGAATAGGTCATGCCTTATATGCACACCAGTGCCCTGATTGGACAAAAAAAGGCTTCACTGTGGAAATGCTTTGTTTTGAATTGTGTGTGTTAATAAAAATGCTTTGACTTGGATAACTGAGTTGGCTTATCACACCTTTCCTGAGAGGTCAGTGGTTATAACAGactcttagggtaaggacacacaggcagattcggggagattactcgccccagagacaaatcgcctcttcttcggggcgacaatctcccagaactgccttcccctaccttcccggctataatgaaaaatcgccagcgggatggcacttgcggcacttcgttttccgaagtcgcccgaagtttcatgTTTTATCAGAGTAGCCtgggggagattcggggagattaggtgcctggcaacaaatctcctcttcttcggggcaactaatctccccgatctgccttccacccgctaaaatgaaaatcgaccGGGGGCAGGCaatcggagagcttcgttttccaaagtcgccctgaggaaacttcggggcgactttggaaaacgaagctctccgattGCCTGCCCCCGgtcaattttcattttagtgggtggaaggcagatcggggagattagttgccccgaagaagaggagatttgttgcctggcacCTAATCTCCTCCAATCTCCCCCAGGCTACTCTGATAAAACATATGTAAGCAgtgacacagtgggggtcatttatcaactctgggcaaatttgcccatgggcagtaacccatgacaaccaatcaaattgctgcatttattcttcttcttgcagctggctttaaaaagctattcactgattggttgctatgggtaactgtccATGGCCAAATTcccagtcttgataaatgagccccactgtatctTAAAAGGGTTCTTCCATCCTCCACCCcagttttgttttcttatttgtataataaaataatggaattcTAAGCAGcattgcaatgtacattaatgtAAAAAATCCAACGATTCAATGGTTATCTGTAAATATCATTGTTGTAAGCAGCAGCAAGTATGTATTTGGCTTCTACCATTCTTCTGAACACCTTTGAAgaattgtaattaatgtatatttcaaagtttCTTAAAATACATCTTCTTTCATTCTTCAAAAAAtatgttgtacttttttttttttaaaggaaaactatacccccaaaatgaatacttaagcaacagatagtttagatcaaattgaatgacatattaaagaatcttaccaaactggaatatatatttacataaatattgcccttttacatctcttgccttgaaccaccatttcgtgactctatctgtgctgcctcagagatcacctgaccagaaatactacaacactaactgtaacaggaagaagtgaggaagcaaaaggcagaactctgtctgttaattggctcatgtgaccttacatgtggtttgtatgtgtgcacagtgaatcttacgatctcagggggcggcccttattttttaaaatggcaattttctatttatgattacccaatggcacatactactaaaaaagtatattattatgataatggttcatttacatgaagcagggttttacacatgagctgttttactcagtatcttttaatagagacctacattgtttggggggtatagttttcctttaaggaaaacttcTTTTCAGCCTAATAACTACACACCAAAGAGAACAGTATTACATGACGCAACTAAATTGAATTTTGTAAATGTCTCCAGATCCAGGACTGGACACGTGTTGTACTAGTGATGGCACTGAAATTGGATATGATGCATCTGGTTTGTAGAAGTGAATATT
This Xenopus laevis strain J_2021 chromosome 8S, Xenopus_laevis_v10.1, whole genome shotgun sequence DNA region includes the following protein-coding sequences:
- the pfdn6.S gene encoding prefoldin subunit 6 S homeolog isoform X1; protein product: MAEQLQEKLQAEIAKYQQLQKEISTTMSARQKLEAQLTENNIVKKELAFLDDSNTVYKLIGPVLVKQDLEEAKSTVDKRLQYINGEIKRYETTLKDMEQRSEQHRVSLTKLQQDYQRAQGKGTVKA